CTGAGGTCACCGGTAGCTGTCACATGGCGATACCAATCCGCCACTGCTCGTCTCATAGTGTTGTCGCGGCTCTGTCCAACGATGAGCTTCCGGTGCTGTCGGTACGTCTTGATCGCTTCGTCGACTGACCCGTCGCGGAGTTGGGTGAGTGCGTTGCGTTCCCATTGGTGTTGCTGGCGGATGTTGTCGATCAACTCAACAGTGGGGAGCCGTTTGGCGAGAGCCCGAAAGAGGCCACCCGCGTCGATTTCGGGTAGCTGACGGTCATCGCCGATCAGGATCAGCTTCCCTTCGGCGGCCTCGATAAGGTCGGTGATGGTGGCGAGTTGGCGGGTACCGACCATCCCGGCCTCATCGACTGCCACGATCGCACCGTGAGGAAAACCCCGACCTTTCGATTCGCCGATCAGTCGGGTCAAGGTGCTGGAGGGGATCCCGGTGGCAGCTTGCAGGCTGGCGGCGGTCCGGCCGGCCAGCGCCCCACCCAAGATCGGAGTGCCGGTCAGAGTGGCGAGCTGACCAATTACTTCCATCACTGCGGTTTTGCCAGTCCCGGCTGGTCCGATCCCGATGTCGATGGTGTTGGTTGAGGTGGCGAACCGGCGGACCATCTCCGCCTGCCCTTCGGTCAGATGACGGTGGCGTCGCAACCTGGCCTTCCATCGTCCGGCACCCACCCCGGCGAGTGCCTGTTCGATCACCCGCTGCTCAGTGACCAACAGTTCGGTGGTCGTGTATCGGCGTTCGTGTCGCACACCGGGGAAGAGTGTTCCGTCCCGGCGACGCATCACCCGCCCGGCCGCTTCTGCTTCGTTCAGTTCGCCTGCCCGGTCACGGTCAGCATCGACGAGGGGATCCAGCTCTTCGGCCTGTTCGGCGGTTCGGGTGGGCAGGAGCGGCACGATGTCCCGGGTGGCGAGGAATGTCTCGGCAAGGTGCTCGATCTGGTTCCGGGTGCCACCTTCGGGGAGCGCCCCGGCGATCTCTTTGATCACCTCGGCCCGCCCGAAGGTGGAGGCCCATTCGGTGAGCCCCTCGGGTGACGCCAACCGTTCGAACAGCACCTCCGTGTCAACCGGGGTGACTTCCCGGTTGCCGCCCATCATCTCGGTGATCTGGTTGGGGGTGAGACCCGCCTCAACGGCCCGCTCCTTCCAGTCGGCTTCCAGGTCGGCGAGGGGATGGTCCCTTTTCGGGGCACGGGTGGCCAGCACTGCTACCTGCCGCGCTGCTGCGGTATCGGGAAGGCCTTGGTCTTGGCGCCAAGCTTCGAGCTGGTGGCGGCGCCGGGAGAACGCTTCGATCTGGGGACGGGTGAAACCTGCAATGTCGGCCATACCATTGGATACTGGCTGCCAGCGAACCCCCAACCGTTCCGTTAGCTCCCGTCGGAGGACGGCTTCGTGGAGGTAGCCGGCGGCCAGCTGATACCGATACAACAACCTCCCATCCACCGTCCGCCACACCTCGTCTGTCCCTTTCACCTTGTTGGCGACCACCACATGGGTATGCAACTGGGGGTCGTCGGCGCGGGAGGTGAACTCGGTAAACGACGCCGCCACATACCCCGCCGTTTGGATCGGCCACGTCTGGACCCGAAACTTGGGTGTCCCGTTCTCGTTGAGGATCGGGTCGCCGTGGTCGTCGAGGACCGGAGTCTTGGAAGCACCTCGGGTCGAGGAGGCTACCGACTCCAAATACCCCAAAGCCGCCCCGGTGGCTTCTTCGAACGCCTCCAACACCTGCTGGCGGGTCTCGAGATCTCCCAAGGCCCAGAGCAGTGACACCGACTTATCCGCCGAGAAGGTCACATCCCAAGCTGCCACCCCATCCCTCCGCAAGCTCCGTCCCAGCTGTTCGCCGGTGCCGGGGTGTTGACCGTCGAACAACCGGACCAGTCCTTTCGCCGACACCGCCCCCTCCAAGCCCAGCTCGGTGGCGCCGTTGCCTCGCCACAGGCCGGTGGCGGTACCACCGCGCAGGTAATAGTCCTCGCCGGGTGAGATCTCCCCCAGCTTGCGCAGGTAATAGTCCTTGGCAGCCTTGGCCAAACTCAACACCATCCACCCCCACCACTGCCAGGCTGTATACATCGAGCAACTCGTTGCAGATGCGTGTGTCGCCAAGGACACTGGTTTTGGAAGCGGCTGATCGTGGTGCAGGCGTCTCGGTCGATCAGGTCTTGGTGATCGTGGATCGTGACTGTTTCGGATCCGGTGATCTTGCCTTCAGGGACTGTTGAGAATCCGTACCGGTCGAGAAGTGTTGGTTCGGTCGGTTCCCGATCCGGGTCCGTCATCGTCGCTGGCTCCTTGGTAGGGGAGTCTCGACGGCCCATCCAAACGACGGCCAGACCTGCGACGACGTCTCGATCTTCACTGTGACCAACGCTGCGGACAGGCTCCATGTCGGCCAGTAGACGAGACAACCCTCTCACCAGAGTGTCAGTAACCCTCTCACCAGAGTGTCAGTAGCCCTCCAACCGCACCGCAAGAAGCCACGCAGCAAACTCGTGGACGCCGGCCTCGAACATCTCCAAAGAGCTCGTTGACCAGGAGAAACACCGAAATAGCAGCCGACCGACAGGCCTGTTGACACCCAAATGGCATCGAGATGAAAGGGTCCCAGCGCACACTTGGAGCATGACCGCGCTCGATCCGCTGCTCTCAGTCCAAGAACTCGCCAACTACCTCGAAGTCCCCATCGGAACGCTCTACGCCTGGCGCTACCGCGGAGAAGGACCTCCAGGGTTCCGCGCCGGCAAGCACCTCCGGTACCGATGGCACGACATCGAGGAGTGGATCAACAACCAGCTCCTGGAAAGAGTACGTTGACGGAATGCGCATCCAGTTGCGAGTGCGCCTAACCACGACGCGGCCGTGACGAATGCGCTTGGATAGGCAGGGACGAGGAAGGAGGGTGGATCGTGGCCCACATCGAGAAGAGAACCGGTCGAGGCAAGCCCTGGCGGGTTCGGTACCGGGCCCCCAGCGGCAGGGAGCGCTCCAGATCGTTCGCTCGCAAGGCCGACGCTGAGAAGTTCAAGTCGACCACGGAGGCGGATCTGGTTCGTGGCGAGTGGCACGACCCGCGTCTCGCCAGGGCGACGGTGGCAGGGTGGTCGGAGCGGTGGCTCCGCACCAAGGCACAT
Above is a window of Gammaproteobacteria bacterium DNA encoding:
- a CDS encoding helix-turn-helix domain-containing protein; translated protein: MTALDPLLSVQELANYLEVPIGTLYAWRYRGEGPPGFRAGKHLRYRWHDIEEWINNQLLERVR
- a CDS encoding relaxase domain-containing protein, yielding MYTAWQWWGWMVLSLAKAAKDYYLRKLGEISPGEDYYLRGGTATGLWRGNGATELGLEGAVSAKGLVRLFDGQHPGTGEQLGRSLRRDGVAAWDVTFSADKSVSLLWALGDLETRQQVLEAFEEATGAALGYLESVASSTRGASKTPVLDDHGDPILNENGTPKFRVQTWPIQTAGYVAASFTEFTSRADDPQLHTHVVVANKVKGTDEVWRTVDGRLLYRYQLAAGYLHEAVLRRELTERLGVRWQPVSNGMADIAGFTRPQIEAFSRRRHQLEAWRQDQGLPDTAAARQVAVLATRAPKRDHPLADLEADWKERAVEAGLTPNQITEMMGGNREVTPVDTEVLFERLASPEGLTEWASTFGRAEVIKEIAGALPEGGTRNQIEHLAETFLATRDIVPLLPTRTAEQAEELDPLVDADRDRAGELNEAEAAGRVMRRRDGTLFPGVRHERRYTTTELLVTEQRVIEQALAGVGAGRWKARLRRHRHLTEGQAEMVRRFATSTNTIDIGIGPAGTGKTAVMEVIGQLATLTGTPILGGALAGRTAASLQAATGIPSSTLTRLIGESKGRGFPHGAIVAVDEAGMVGTRQLATITDLIEAAEGKLILIGDDRQLPEIDAGGLFRALAKRLPTVELIDNIRQQHQWERNALTQLRDGSVDEAIKTYRQHRKLIVGQSRDNTMRRAVADWYRHVTATGDL